One genomic region from Evansella sp. LMS18 encodes:
- a CDS encoding ribonuclease H-like domain-containing protein, with the protein MSIKSKLQRMKGHLKTEKQADNQDAADELKDKKNNGEKNDKRDTPKKGSDLPEKWGKLDFQPFDFEGETSFQRKVYYPFAGENKTLKSDMESVHAWWNNMETEHPLSSRDVPLERMMFFDTETTGLSTGAGNSIFLIGYARLLEEGIEVTQHILGDPASEAAFMYGFLREFSQDDYLVSYNGKSFDWPQVKSRHAFVRERVPKLPAFGHIDLLHAARRLWKHELPSCRLSIVEQEKLSVRRENDTPGSMAPLLYFDYLNEKDPEILSGIIEHNDQDVRSLIKLYAEISKRLNLTYKEGMTAMEHLQIGHWFEQTGSPSRALVHYEKAAGLSGPGREKAYYRIGLLLKKEGDINNAKENFLRALAVSSTPFPDSWTELAKIAEHQEKNFSDAYQYSRQALEQLKSSSRLTGSVKKQIEAAEKRVSRLAGKLEGKR; encoded by the coding sequence GTGAGCATAAAATCTAAGCTGCAGAGGATGAAGGGCCATCTTAAGACTGAAAAACAGGCGGATAATCAGGACGCTGCAGATGAACTTAAGGATAAGAAAAATAACGGAGAGAAAAACGATAAACGAGATACACCCAAAAAAGGGAGCGACCTTCCTGAAAAATGGGGAAAGCTTGATTTCCAGCCCTTTGATTTCGAGGGGGAAACCTCCTTTCAGCGGAAAGTGTACTATCCTTTTGCAGGGGAGAACAAAACACTTAAATCAGATATGGAGTCTGTTCATGCATGGTGGAACAACATGGAGACGGAACACCCTCTCTCTTCCCGTGATGTTCCTCTGGAGCGTATGATGTTCTTTGACACGGAAACGACGGGTCTGTCTACAGGAGCAGGCAATTCCATCTTCCTGATCGGTTATGCGAGACTGCTGGAGGAAGGGATTGAGGTGACACAGCATATCCTTGGAGACCCTGCCTCCGAGGCAGCATTCATGTATGGTTTTCTGAGGGAATTCAGCCAGGATGATTATTTAGTCAGCTATAATGGTAAATCGTTTGACTGGCCCCAGGTGAAATCCCGCCATGCTTTTGTAAGGGAAAGAGTACCGAAACTTCCTGCATTCGGGCACATCGACCTTCTTCATGCGGCGAGGAGACTGTGGAAACATGAGCTGCCTTCCTGCCGTTTATCCATTGTGGAACAGGAAAAGCTGTCTGTACGAAGAGAAAATGACACACCTGGAAGCATGGCTCCTCTCTTATACTTTGACTATCTGAATGAGAAGGATCCGGAAATCCTTTCAGGTATTATAGAGCATAACGATCAGGATGTCCGGTCCCTGATAAAGTTGTACGCGGAAATCAGTAAGCGGCTTAATCTGACGTATAAAGAGGGAATGACAGCGATGGAGCACCTTCAGATTGGCCACTGGTTTGAGCAGACAGGTTCTCCCTCGAGAGCTCTTGTCCATTATGAAAAGGCAGCAGGGCTTTCAGGTCCAGGCAGAGAGAAAGCTTATTACAGGATCGGCCTCCTGCTGAAAAAAGAAGGAGATATAAACAACGCGAAAGAAAACTTCCTCAGGGCTCTGGCCGTAAGCAGTACGCCATTTCCGGACAGCTGGACAGAACTGGCAAAAATCGCAGAGCATCAGGAGAAAAATTTCTCAGACGCTTACCAATATTCCCGCCAGGCGCTGGAGCAGCTCAAGAGTTCAAGCCGGCTAACAGGGAGTGTGAAAAAACAGATTGAAGCTGCTGAAAAGCGGGTCTCCAGGCTTGCAGGAAAACTCGAAGGGAAAAGATAA
- a CDS encoding PolC-type DNA polymerase III, with the protein MDVSVTQIIKYMVYDWHRFQHNKKSWLKDNLEQLDKTALSLKKAENTIDPDTPLKEIDFTVFDLETTGFFPRIGDEVVSIGALKMNMEKMQFSEHFYEVVRPAKKIPREVFELTGLTNKDIDGGIEFPLAFYHFLEFSEGTMLVAHPASFDVPFLQEMVQRWGLPDYQPPFMDSYEVARWLYPEEKNGLDQLIQKFSIGKEARHHALNDANMTAKLFEKLLHELMKEGIVTFKDWERAKKYRRK; encoded by the coding sequence ATGGATGTATCCGTCACCCAGATAATCAAATACATGGTGTATGACTGGCACCGGTTTCAGCATAATAAAAAAAGCTGGCTGAAAGACAACCTGGAGCAGTTGGATAAAACAGCACTCTCCTTGAAAAAGGCTGAAAACACAATAGATCCGGATACACCTCTTAAAGAAATAGATTTTACGGTTTTTGATCTGGAAACCACTGGCTTTTTCCCCCGAATTGGTGATGAGGTTGTTTCTATAGGTGCCCTGAAAATGAATATGGAAAAAATGCAGTTCTCTGAGCACTTTTATGAAGTAGTACGTCCGGCAAAAAAAATACCACGTGAAGTTTTTGAATTGACAGGCTTGACTAATAAAGATATCGACGGTGGGATTGAGTTTCCTCTGGCATTTTATCATTTTCTGGAGTTTTCAGAAGGCACAATGCTTGTCGCCCATCCCGCTTCTTTTGATGTTCCTTTTCTTCAGGAAATGGTGCAGAGATGGGGTCTGCCTGATTACCAGCCTCCTTTCATGGACTCTTACGAGGTTGCCAGGTGGTTATACCCTGAAGAAAAAAATGGCCTCGACCAGCTGATTCAGAAGTTTTCTATCGGTAAGGAAGCGCGACACCATGCCCTTAACGATGCGAATATGACTGCGAAACTATTTGAAAAGCTATTACATGAGCTTATGAAAGAAGGAATAGTTACTTTTAAGGACTGGGAACGGGCAAAAAAATACCGCAGGAAATAA
- a CDS encoding CotD family spore coat protein, translated as MFSPRPVGPAAGPAVNLPPRYTPTRHNVRQFAQNYNVPVVHPSHTTNVVTHNWRYFHSYPHTESTVHCTTCQDIHCGPGRRF; from the coding sequence ATGTTCAGCCCACGACCAGTTGGACCGGCAGCAGGACCTGCAGTAAACCTGCCGCCAAGATATACGCCTACACGCCACAATGTGAGACAATTTGCTCAAAACTATAACGTTCCTGTAGTACACCCTAGCCATACAACAAATGTTGTAACTCATAACTGGAGATATTTCCACAGCTATCCGCACACAGAGTCTACTGTGCACTGCACTACTTGCCAGGATATCCACTGCGGACCAGGGAGAAGATTCTAA
- a CDS encoding CapA family protein translates to MRSGVETRQGRRKKNNWAFPAKISTLLMLVSVLVMLAIYWQPATESREVSVLNAADMAERKNPVHGKAEFAWSRNTEPVRITFTGDLMMDWSVKETMNEKGADYPFIHVKEELQQADLAVANLETAITTRDDSYKDLSQRFNFKSNPEHLEGLKNAGFDLVSLANNHALDFGEEGLLDSMEYIEEYGMDYVGAGTTIEEAFSGQTYTINGQTIRIMAASRFVPSPKWYTFDANTRAGIAGAYDLEYLLEKVEKEKEGADHLILYIHWGIEQTDIPAEYQKHYVKKLAEAGVDAIVGHHPHWLQGFEYYEGIPVAYSLGNFLFPDYVSGNSAETGLLTLTLHEDEITMEFKPYYIKDDQIIPLSSAEEQQILDKLERVSFDVRIEGFEIINLR, encoded by the coding sequence ATGAGAAGCGGAGTGGAAACAAGACAAGGCCGGAGGAAGAAGAATAACTGGGCATTTCCTGCCAAGATTAGTACATTATTAATGTTAGTTTCAGTATTAGTCATGCTTGCGATATACTGGCAGCCTGCCACGGAATCAAGAGAGGTCTCTGTATTAAATGCGGCAGACATGGCGGAAAGAAAGAATCCTGTCCATGGAAAAGCCGAATTTGCCTGGAGCAGAAACACAGAGCCTGTCAGGATTACTTTTACCGGGGATTTAATGATGGACTGGTCAGTAAAAGAAACCATGAATGAAAAAGGCGCAGACTATCCTTTTATTCATGTGAAAGAGGAGCTGCAGCAGGCTGACCTGGCGGTGGCAAATCTGGAAACGGCAATAACCACAAGAGATGACAGCTATAAAGATCTTTCTCAGCGTTTTAATTTTAAATCTAATCCTGAACACCTGGAAGGGTTGAAGAACGCCGGGTTCGACCTTGTTTCTTTAGCAAATAATCATGCCCTCGATTTCGGCGAAGAAGGACTGCTGGATTCTATGGAGTATATAGAGGAATATGGCATGGATTATGTCGGTGCGGGAACAACGATAGAGGAAGCATTTTCCGGGCAGACATACACTATTAACGGACAGACAATCAGGATCATGGCGGCGTCACGCTTTGTGCCAAGCCCGAAATGGTACACTTTCGATGCAAACACGCGGGCTGGGATAGCTGGTGCTTACGACCTTGAGTATCTTCTGGAAAAGGTGGAAAAAGAAAAAGAGGGTGCAGACCATTTGATTCTGTACATACACTGGGGAATTGAGCAGACGGACATACCTGCAGAATACCAGAAACACTATGTAAAGAAGCTGGCCGAAGCGGGAGTCGACGCCATCGTGGGGCACCATCCACACTGGCTGCAGGGCTTCGAGTATTATGAAGGCATTCCTGTTGCTTATTCTCTCGGTAACTTTCTGTTCCCGGATTATGTGAGCGGGAACAGTGCGGAAACAGGGCTGTTGACTTTAACGCTTCATGAAGATGAGATTACAATGGAGTTTAAACCTTATTATATTAAAGACGACCAGATTATTCCCCTGTCTTCTGCAGAAGAGCAGCAAATCCTCGATAAGCTTGAGAGGGTTTCATTTGATGTAAGGATAGAAGGTTTTGAAATTATTAATTTAAGATAA
- a CDS encoding SLOG family protein has product MYKVLAVSGYKPHELGIFNEKHEYLDYLKTAIRKKLRQLIEEYEIEWIITSGQPGVELWAAEAVISMKKEYPVKLATLAPFFEQEERWGEQTKILYEKVWSESDYTDFISKRKYEHSSQLRMKNQFIIDKSDAFLVLYDELTEGSPQYYISYAKKKQEAAGYPVIYLTPDEIDEVIRDEQENSGWN; this is encoded by the coding sequence ATGTATAAAGTTTTAGCAGTATCCGGCTATAAACCCCATGAATTAGGAATATTCAACGAAAAACATGAATATCTTGATTATCTGAAAACAGCAATCAGGAAAAAGCTCCGCCAGCTTATTGAGGAGTATGAAATCGAATGGATCATAACCAGCGGCCAGCCTGGAGTAGAATTATGGGCGGCGGAAGCAGTTATTTCCATGAAAAAAGAGTATCCTGTGAAGCTTGCCACATTGGCACCATTTTTTGAACAGGAAGAAAGGTGGGGGGAACAGACGAAGATTCTGTATGAAAAAGTATGGTCGGAAAGTGACTATACAGACTTTATTTCCAAACGAAAATATGAACATTCATCCCAGCTACGCATGAAAAATCAGTTTATTATTGATAAAAGCGATGCTTTTCTTGTTTTGTATGATGAGTTGACAGAGGGGTCTCCACAGTACTACATAAGCTATGCTAAGAAGAAGCAGGAGGCAGCGGGCTACCCGGTAATTTATCTTACACCGGATGAAATTGATGAAGTAATACGTGACGAGCAGGAAAACAGCGGTTGGAATTGA
- a CDS encoding polysaccharide deacetylase family protein, which produces MNQKKMKIVLWAIVAVLCFQAAGPAVVSAENLSDKDSRQQWWWNKDKNNPEERQNELPDPEGGPELTERPRNPVSNIVLQQRYPEIVVLRGPETENKVALTFDDGPDPRFTPQILDVLSEYGVQATFFVMGARAEANPELTRRIIDEGHIVGNHTYFHPNLVEEGDVATLRTEVSRTEDALADIIGYRTKLFRAPYGFLYNELVEALGEMDYTVVGWSVDSLDWRERPAEETAYNVISNSGQGSVILMHDGAESDGDRTGTVEALRQIIPALQEQGLEFVTIPELFGIPFRK; this is translated from the coding sequence GTGAATCAGAAAAAAATGAAAATAGTCCTCTGGGCCATAGTGGCAGTGCTCTGTTTTCAGGCTGCAGGACCGGCTGTTGTTTCTGCGGAAAACCTGTCTGATAAAGACAGCAGACAGCAATGGTGGTGGAATAAAGATAAAAACAATCCTGAAGAGAGGCAGAATGAACTGCCTGACCCTGAGGGCGGCCCGGAATTGACAGAGCGGCCCCGCAACCCTGTTTCAAATATCGTTCTGCAGCAGCGCTACCCGGAGATAGTTGTGCTGAGAGGGCCGGAAACAGAAAATAAAGTTGCTTTAACGTTTGATGACGGGCCGGATCCGAGATTTACACCTCAAATTCTTGATGTTCTTAGTGAATATGGCGTCCAGGCTACATTTTTTGTAATGGGGGCGAGAGCGGAAGCAAACCCCGAGTTAACGAGAAGGATAATTGATGAAGGCCATATTGTGGGCAACCATACATACTTTCATCCAAATCTCGTGGAAGAAGGAGATGTCGCAACATTAAGGACAGAAGTTTCCCGGACGGAAGATGCGTTAGCAGACATTATCGGCTACAGAACAAAGTTGTTCAGGGCGCCATATGGATTTCTCTATAATGAGCTGGTGGAAGCACTTGGTGAGATGGATTATACCGTTGTAGGGTGGTCGGTGGATTCCCTGGACTGGCGTGAACGGCCGGCAGAGGAGACAGCTTACAACGTTATAAGCAACAGTGGACAAGGTTCGGTTATCCTTATGCATGATGGTGCAGAATCAGATGGAGACAGGACAGGCACTGTGGAAGCCCTGCGGCAGATTATCCCTGCTCTTCAGGAACAGGGCCTGGAGTTTGTGACCATTCCGGAATTATTTGGTATTCCCTTCAGGAAGTAA
- a CDS encoding DEAD/DEAH box helicase: protein MFGKKSLQDLIAELKRDEHVTHWHQIPEEEAKYAPFPEAMNEKIKAALRKRGIDSLYTHQASAFDAVVSGKKNITAVTPTASGKTLCYNLPVIQRILDKPDSRALYLFPTKALAQDQKSEINEFIDEIDVGINSYTYDGDTPANIRQIVRKAGHIVITNPDMLHSAILPHHTKWISLFENLETVVIDELHTYRGVFGSHVANVVRRLKRICNYYGSNPTFICTSATIANPRELSEELTGENVQLINNNGAPKGKKHFVLYNPPVVNKQLNIRKSSTRVVNEIAANFLKEKIQTIVFSRSRVSVEIILSHLQELVKKELSRKSIRGYRGGYLPNQRREIERSLRSGETVGVVSTNALELGVDIGQLQVCVMNGYPGSVASSWQQAGRAGRRQDESVVIMVANSNPLDQYIFQHPEFFFGGSPETARINKDNLIILVDHLKCAAYELPFERGDSFDGVEVEEILDYLAEERVLHEMKNKWFWMNDAFPAHNISLRSAAQENVVIIDQTYVEKHRVIGEMDTFSALTLLHDEAIYLHEGVQHQVEYLDWDEKKAYVREVDVEYFTDANLAVQLKVLEIDKEKQAGNSMLEYGDMMVTAMATIFKKIKLETFENIGSGPIHLPEQELHTNGIALSFPPEELEDIDEKVLEQILIGIAHVLQHVSCVRVMCDKNDLHAVPEVKAVHSQKPTVFLYDRYPGGIGLSETIFKQMDAIIAEAVDYLYACPCEEGCPSCIGVAGAGDEGNMKKSVRKLLKGCM, encoded by the coding sequence ATGTTTGGCAAAAAAAGCTTACAGGATCTAATAGCAGAACTGAAACGGGACGAGCATGTTACACACTGGCATCAAATCCCGGAAGAAGAAGCAAAATATGCCCCATTTCCGGAGGCTATGAATGAAAAAATTAAGGCCGCGCTGCGTAAGCGGGGTATTGATTCTTTATATACACACCAGGCAAGTGCTTTTGATGCGGTTGTGAGCGGGAAAAAGAATATTACTGCTGTCACGCCGACCGCTTCAGGAAAAACATTATGTTATAACCTGCCTGTTATACAACGCATTCTGGACAAGCCTGATTCAAGAGCGCTGTATTTATTTCCAACGAAAGCGCTGGCCCAGGACCAGAAAAGTGAAATAAACGAATTTATCGATGAAATAGATGTTGGCATTAATAGTTACACCTATGACGGGGATACACCGGCGAACATCCGCCAGATTGTACGGAAGGCGGGGCATATCGTTATTACGAACCCGGATATGCTCCATTCGGCAATTCTTCCGCACCACACAAAATGGATATCCCTGTTTGAAAATCTGGAAACAGTAGTGATTGACGAGCTTCACACGTACCGCGGTGTTTTCGGGTCCCATGTGGCGAATGTGGTACGCCGGCTGAAACGCATTTGTAACTATTACGGAAGCAATCCGACTTTTATCTGCACATCCGCGACGATTGCCAATCCCCGGGAGCTTAGTGAGGAGCTTACAGGGGAAAATGTGCAGTTAATCAATAATAACGGTGCTCCTAAAGGTAAGAAGCATTTTGTACTGTACAACCCTCCGGTTGTTAATAAACAGTTGAATATCAGAAAAAGTTCTACGCGTGTTGTTAATGAAATCGCTGCAAACTTCCTGAAGGAAAAGATCCAGACGATTGTTTTTTCCAGGAGCAGAGTCAGCGTGGAAATAATCCTCAGCCACCTTCAGGAACTGGTGAAAAAAGAACTGAGCCGGAAATCAATACGCGGATACAGGGGAGGATATCTCCCGAACCAGCGGAGGGAAATCGAACGAAGCTTACGAAGCGGAGAAACGGTCGGGGTAGTGAGCACAAATGCACTGGAGCTTGGTGTTGATATCGGCCAGCTGCAGGTTTGTGTCATGAACGGTTACCCAGGTTCTGTTGCGTCGAGCTGGCAGCAGGCCGGGCGGGCAGGGAGGCGGCAGGATGAATCTGTTGTAATCATGGTCGCCAACTCGAATCCCCTCGACCAGTATATTTTCCAGCATCCGGAGTTTTTCTTCGGAGGTTCGCCGGAAACCGCGAGAATAAATAAAGACAATCTGATTATCCTTGTAGATCACTTGAAATGCGCTGCCTATGAGCTTCCTTTTGAGCGGGGGGATTCTTTTGACGGAGTGGAAGTGGAAGAGATCCTTGATTACCTTGCTGAAGAGCGGGTGCTTCATGAAATGAAGAATAAATGGTTCTGGATGAATGATGCTTTCCCTGCCCATAACATCAGTCTTCGTTCGGCGGCACAGGAAAACGTCGTCATCATCGACCAGACATACGTGGAGAAGCACCGTGTTATTGGGGAAATGGATACTTTCAGTGCGTTGACTCTGCTGCATGATGAAGCGATTTACCTCCATGAAGGCGTCCAGCACCAGGTGGAATACCTGGACTGGGATGAAAAGAAGGCTTACGTAAGGGAAGTGGATGTGGAATATTTCACAGATGCGAACCTTGCAGTGCAGCTCAAGGTGCTTGAAATTGATAAGGAAAAACAGGCAGGTAACAGCATGCTGGAATACGGCGATATGATGGTTACTGCAATGGCTACTATTTTCAAAAAAATAAAGCTCGAGACATTTGAGAACATTGGCTCAGGCCCTATACACCTCCCAGAACAGGAGCTGCATACAAACGGAATTGCCCTGTCGTTTCCGCCGGAGGAGCTGGAGGATATTGACGAAAAGGTTCTTGAACAAATCTTAATCGGTATTGCCCATGTACTTCAGCATGTTTCCTGTGTACGGGTAATGTGTGATAAAAACGACCTCCATGCTGTGCCGGAAGTGAAAGCAGTTCATTCCCAGAAGCCGACTGTGTTTTTATACGACCGCTACCCGGGGGGAATTGGACTTAGTGAAACGATTTTTAAACAAATGGATGCGATCATTGCAGAAGCAGTGGATTATTTATACGCCTGTCCATGCGAAGAAGGCTGTCCGTCATGTATCGGTGTTGCTGGGGCAGGAGATGAAGGAAATATGAAAAAGTCGGTCAGGAAACTGTTGAAGGGATGTATGTAA
- a CDS encoding DUF421 domain-containing protein — translation MFDAELNELVRIAIVGILSYIILIIFLRVSGKRTLSKMNAFDLIVTVALGSTLATVLLDKDISLPEGVFALFLLVFLQYIVAWLAVRVNFVNRMIKSQPVLLYSKGEFLREAMKKERIHETEIYQAARTSGISALEDVEAVILETDGSISVLKKSGKSSSESTLKDVDE, via the coding sequence ATGTTTGATGCAGAGTTAAACGAATTAGTAAGAATAGCTATAGTCGGAATATTGTCTTATATAATATTAATTATTTTTTTAAGGGTTTCAGGAAAACGCACCTTGTCAAAAATGAACGCCTTTGACCTGATCGTCACTGTAGCGCTTGGTTCCACCCTTGCCACTGTTCTGCTGGACAAGGATATTTCTTTGCCTGAGGGTGTATTTGCATTATTTCTTCTTGTTTTTCTCCAGTATATTGTTGCCTGGCTGGCGGTAAGAGTTAACTTTGTGAACCGGATGATTAAATCTCAGCCAGTACTCCTGTATTCCAAGGGCGAATTTTTAAGGGAGGCTATGAAAAAAGAGAGAATCCATGAAACGGAGATTTATCAGGCTGCCCGCACCTCGGGGATTTCTGCGCTTGAGGATGTGGAAGCGGTGATTCTGGAGACCGATGGAAGCATTTCTGTGCTGAAAAAAAGCGGGAAGTCTTCTTCTGAAAGCACTTTGAAAGATGTAGATGAATAA
- a CDS encoding DUF294 nucleotidyltransferase-like domain-containing protein produces the protein MPETLRDKKVIKETFPFELLTDEQFEEITKDSRRFTFRENEFLFHEEDDEVEVFFLLSGLAKNVLHTSDGKQFSVRFYYPGDLIGMLILLAGGQMNFSVQAMEDCEAVLFRKQALLKVMKENQEFSNILLTEIGERMKSLYDEIKRERTVPETENLVLFRTRVHTIMEKARFISPDRSLREAAKTLSEWKTRGLVAVSRDSKIAGVLTESQVIRGLIKEGPDAKVDNWMDKEARTVQEDAFSYEVLPLFKDEQTDLVPVLNGTRVVGTLTSESFLQLQNSGYLSMAHSLQNAPSVEKVLKLSPKNNKQFQTFTEELLNERTHPSEVTEFISNYNDLIHRQIIKLALQEMKEEGHGPPPVNFCFIVMGSQGRKEQAFSTDQDNGFILDNYEHLPHYEQITDYFQRFARKINSGLMRAGFPECTGGVMAKEKKWSRSINEWDKEVKRWVKDTDAEEVRDFTIFIDYRPVYGDFALAEQLRDRITDKVQQGRILHAMLMKDTIRFRVPVNPFGRINYKGRQKNLDIKKSALMQIVNGVRIFAIRYGVKETGTLKRLAELQRLEVFHPRDVKNAKLAMDFLHFFRIRENLRQLSARETLSNQLSAQSLTKDEKKQLREALIVAKRLQQMSELSFARNRGI, from the coding sequence ATGCCTGAAACACTGAGAGACAAAAAAGTGATCAAAGAAACTTTTCCTTTTGAGCTGCTCACAGACGAACAATTTGAAGAAATTACGAAGGATTCGAGACGCTTTACATTCAGGGAAAATGAATTTCTGTTTCACGAAGAAGATGATGAAGTGGAGGTTTTCTTTTTACTGTCAGGTCTGGCGAAAAATGTTCTCCACACAAGTGACGGAAAACAATTTTCCGTACGTTTTTACTATCCCGGCGACTTGATTGGAATGCTTATACTTCTTGCCGGCGGACAGATGAATTTTTCCGTTCAGGCCATGGAGGACTGCGAGGCGGTTCTTTTCAGGAAACAGGCTCTTTTAAAAGTTATGAAAGAAAATCAGGAGTTTTCGAACATCCTTCTGACGGAAATCGGGGAGAGGATGAAATCTCTCTACGATGAGATAAAAAGAGAGCGTACTGTTCCTGAAACAGAAAATCTCGTGCTGTTCCGGACGAGAGTCCACACAATCATGGAAAAAGCACGTTTTATATCGCCGGACCGGTCTCTGAGAGAAGCGGCAAAAACTCTTTCCGAGTGGAAAACGAGAGGCCTTGTGGCTGTATCCAGGGATAGTAAAATTGCTGGTGTGCTCACTGAATCACAAGTAATCCGGGGGCTGATAAAAGAAGGACCGGACGCTAAAGTAGACAACTGGATGGACAAAGAGGCGAGAACGGTTCAGGAAGATGCCTTCAGTTACGAAGTGCTCCCTCTGTTTAAGGATGAGCAGACTGATCTCGTACCTGTCCTTAACGGAACGAGAGTAGTAGGGACCTTAACCTCGGAATCTTTTCTGCAGCTGCAAAATTCCGGATACCTTTCCATGGCTCATTCCTTGCAGAATGCTCCTTCTGTCGAGAAAGTACTTAAGCTGTCCCCGAAAAACAACAAACAGTTCCAGACATTCACGGAAGAGCTCCTGAATGAAAGGACCCATCCGTCAGAGGTGACTGAGTTTATTTCCAATTACAATGATCTGATCCACAGACAGATTATTAAACTGGCTTTGCAGGAGATGAAAGAGGAGGGGCATGGTCCGCCGCCGGTAAACTTCTGTTTCATCGTTATGGGAAGCCAGGGGAGAAAAGAACAGGCATTCAGCACAGACCAGGATAATGGGTTTATTCTTGATAATTATGAGCATCTGCCCCATTATGAGCAAATTACAGATTACTTTCAGCGGTTTGCCAGGAAAATTAACAGCGGGCTCATGCGTGCTGGTTTTCCGGAATGTACCGGAGGTGTGATGGCCAAAGAGAAGAAATGGTCCAGAAGCATTAATGAATGGGATAAAGAAGTAAAGCGCTGGGTAAAAGACACAGATGCAGAAGAAGTCAGGGATTTTACTATCTTCATCGACTACAGGCCGGTATACGGGGATTTTGCACTGGCTGAGCAGCTGAGGGACAGGATTACCGATAAAGTTCAGCAGGGCAGAATTCTTCATGCGATGCTTATGAAAGATACGATTCGTTTCCGCGTTCCTGTAAACCCATTTGGGCGCATCAATTATAAAGGGCGGCAAAAAAACCTGGATATAAAAAAGTCAGCCTTAATGCAAATCGTAAACGGAGTCCGGATATTTGCTATCAGGTATGGAGTTAAAGAAACAGGGACATTAAAACGCCTTGCTGAACTTCAGCGGCTGGAAGTTTTTCACCCGAGGGATGTAAAGAACGCGAAGCTTGCAATGGATTTCCTTCATTTTTTTCGAATCAGGGAAAATTTAAGGCAGCTATCTGCCCGGGAAACGCTGTCCAACCAGCTGTCTGCGCAATCGCTGACAAAGGATGAGAAAAAACAGCTCAGGGAAGCTTTAATTGTTGCAAAGCGTCTGCAGCAAATGAGTGAACTTAGTTTTGCCAGGAATCGAGGGATATAA
- a CDS encoding 2Fe-2S iron-sulfur cluster-binding protein yields MPKVSVPGFEPFEAEKGKKLVLALEDNGVDILHRCGGKAKCTTCRVKVHEGDFGPLTDIEKEAFKRKGVDDPLRLSCQVRLADEDVKVEPVMTAAASGLDPGPRPEK; encoded by the coding sequence ATGCCAAAAGTTTCTGTACCTGGCTTTGAACCTTTTGAAGCAGAAAAAGGAAAAAAGCTCGTCCTTGCCCTGGAAGATAACGGTGTTGACATCCTTCACCGATGCGGCGGGAAGGCTAAATGCACAACCTGCAGAGTGAAAGTGCACGAAGGCGATTTTGGACCCCTGACAGACATTGAAAAAGAAGCTTTCAAAAGAAAAGGAGTGGATGACCCGCTTCGGCTTTCCTGCCAGGTTAGACTAGCGGACGAAGACGTGAAAGTTGAACCTGTAATGACAGCTGCAGCATCCGGGCTGGATCCCGGGCCCCGGCCGGAGAAATAA